In Benincasa hispida cultivar B227 chromosome 8, ASM972705v1, whole genome shotgun sequence, the sequence TAGAAAATAACAGGGAGGTGTCGGCCAGTATATTCAATTCTCAACTCTTGCGAGGATAGATGACTCTCCTATTATGACATAATTTAATCAGAATGCGCCTTACTTTAATAAAGCAGAAAAGAAGTGACAAAGGCTTGTCTAAGTACTTTTGTCCTACAGCAACAGGAAGATATTGAAATTCATCCTTGTTTAGACATGAcaaaaaaatgcatttattaATACAGATATATGAATCCAAGAACTTGTCTCATGATGAAAGCAAGAAAAGTcgtgaaaatttaatattaaaaaaaacaactcgGTTAGAGAATAATTCGGTAGAAAATGATTTATTACTCCTTTTGAAGTTAGATGGTCGGGTTTCTAATAGCTAGGACAAAGTAGCCAACGAAAATTGCCAAAAGCTAAAACTTATTGGCATTGTACAGCTAGGAATTTTGAGCCTGATAGACAACTTCAGCAATTCGCCATTTAGCAATAATACAAGCAGTAAGAAACTGAAATAATGCATTACATCAAAACCATACGGAACAAATAGAACAAATTATGACCAAGTGGTGTAATGTATACAAACCTCCTCGAGCATATATAGAAGTTTTGCTTTCTTTTGCTGATACTCCGGTTGATGATGTTCAGAAGAGATGCTTCCAATGCCACTAACATTTGATTCATTCGAACCACAGAATGTAGAGGCATCTGCACATGAACTATTTTCCTTAACAACCTCATTTCTAAATGCATTAAGGGCTGCTGAGACACCAACTTCCCCAGGTGTCTTCTCAAACACCTCACATGGTTGGACAAACTTATAATGACCATTTGAGCCACAAAATTCATCTAACAGCAGTTGGGCAGGCTTTAAGAATTTTGAACTCTTTAAAATGGTTGCATACCCAGTAAAGGGACCAAGAGGGCCGGTGTTTCTATATGGGTTCACAGGAACGCCCATCACATCTTGAAGAGATTTCCCATAATTTTTATTACCAATAGATGTTGGCTTTGGTAATCTACACAAACTCTCAGATTTGACTGCTTTGGATTCTTGGGAATTTTTTAACACAGTGATACTTTCCTGTAATTCCTCTGATTCTTCAAACTGTGCAGTGGGTAATTTAGACGGCGGATTCGAAGACAGCGACAGGGCTAGACCTTGTGGAGTGGAATCATTCATAAACGTCCTCAACTCTTCATCGGTTTTCCTAGCAATAGAGCCCAATTCACCAATCCAGCTGCGGCAGTTATAGAAAGTTCTATCACTCCAAGAACCAGTACTGTCATAAGGCAACACATTTGGCTGATCCCTGTACACTGGAAGAAGAGCAAGCTCATTCCCACTGCCTTCACAAGCGGCAGTTTGGTTAATTTCAGTGAAATTATGCTGCACAATGGATGTCATTTCCAGGCCCTGTGTTCGAATAGAAGCTGATGTAACAACATCCTGAAGGGTATTTTGGTAAATTGGAGGCAAATGCAATTCTCCTCCTATACGCTTTTGTCCATCCTGATTGAATGTCTCATTGGACGGATTGTTAAAAGAGGAAGAAGTTTGGAATCCAATGCAAGTTGGCTTCAGTGAATACACTGTAGAATCAGTTACTTCCTGATTCAACATTTCACCTCCAAAAGAATTACTTCCACAGTTCACCACCCAATCACAGCTTTGATGAGAGCTTTTCCAATAATCAACACCATTATTTACAATTCCACCAGAAGCATCTGTCACAATTTGTCTACTGCATTGAGCTGGGTCTGCCAGTTCTTGACGCAACATCATGTCCCTTTGGTGCGATAAAACATTGGAATCTCTCGAGAAATTGATCATTTCGGAAGATAATGAAGACAAGTGATCATGAGGCAAAATAGCATCCTTGTTAAAACTTTGAATCCTAACAAGATCCAGCTCGAGCCCCAAATGCTCCGAGTTGTGAAAACTCAATTGTTCATCAGTGTTTCTTGATAATTCCCCCACTCGCAAATAATTCTGCGGAACTCTTAACTTATCACGCCGACTTTGTTGAGCAACATGCTGTTCAAAACCATAACTATGTTCCATCcacctaattttttaaaaacccaCACTTCCAATAACACCATATAAAATTGCTTCCGTCCCCCAAATTCCCAATGTTAATATACCATATTGCGATAAACCATAAAAAGCAATATCGTAATTACCATCAGAGCCGGGCAGCAAATTGAAGCTGACGTTTAGACCTGCAAAGCATCGAAATGCAATAATTACTACATCTACATACCCACATACCATCGCTACCGAATTAACCTCAAAACTTTA encodes:
- the LOC120083414 gene encoding uncharacterized protein LOC120083414 — protein: MEHSYGFEQHVAQQSRRDKLRVPQNYLRVGELSRNTDEQLSFHNSEHLGLELDLVRIQSFNKDAILPHDHLSSLSSEMINFSRDSNVLSHQRDMMLRQELADPAQCSRQIVTDASGGIVNNGVDYWKSSHQSCDWVVNCGSNSFGGEMLNQEVTDSTVYSLKPTCIGFQTSSSFNNPSNETFNQDGQKRIGGELHLPPIYQNTLQDVVTSASIRTQGLEMTSIVQHNFTEINQTAACEGSGNELALLPVYRDQPNVLPYDSTGSWSDRTFYNCRSWIGELGSIARKTDEELRTFMNDSTPQGLALSLSSNPPSKLPTAQFEESEELQESITVLKNSQESKAVKSESLCRLPKPTSIGNKNYGKSLQDVMGVPVNPYRNTGPLGPFTGYATILKSSKFLKPAQLLLDEFCGSNGHYKFVQPCEVFEKTPGEVGVSAALNAFRNEVVKENSSCADASTFCGSNESNVSGIGSISSEHHQPEYQQKKAKLLYMLEEVCRRYKQYHQQMQMVVSSFESVAGLSSATPYISLALKTVSRHFRSLKNAISEQLKYLRKVLGEDLSSPSAGTSGSKGDANSARLKYMEQSFQKQKSGIVNIGFLESQNAWRPQRGLPERAVAILRAWLFEHFLHPYPTDTDKHMLATQTGLSRNQVSNWFINARVRVWKPMVEEIHMLETKGMAEMNNKSHDTRDGSSTLENTAGWTSNEHQPLKNHGVANEMASHHLQCLGIDSSSGDRNELGSRDQQWDQGKQSKLDNGVQSNMEGELMGFMPYQASAAEVGGLGAVSLTLGLRHRVESAHHQQQRHQLQQQDDQLIRHYGSEMIHDFVG